The following proteins come from a genomic window of Lolium rigidum isolate FL_2022 chromosome 5, APGP_CSIRO_Lrig_0.1, whole genome shotgun sequence:
- the LOC124653157 gene encoding cation/calcium exchanger 5-like gives MAALPSTAACASARAGPAAGILDYAAIHACLLRGDRRLSLPILTLLLLAHFRFLAAAAGAHFSPAVSRLASRLRLSPSMAAVTLLALGNGAPDAFASAAALRGAGGLPRAGLAAILSAGAFVSAFVVGAVALIAAPFAVPPASFARDVFFYLVAASALFCVYLSAEIFLWQAVGLVLFYVFFVGLVFYMDLGAAGKLVSSAELEMGRAAMDLPVSVEHGKQRAATIWTVLTKVTRVWDWPVTFLLKLTIPSTLPSEWNRFYVCANICLCPLILLYSFSSFIPLDSRIVFLFPQIRFPLWSVVLLVSFCLALSHFRFEKETPERENIASTLISFVMSVFWISTMAGELLNCLAAIGVIMDLPPAILGMTVLAWGNSIGDLVADVALAKNGQPTIAIAGCFAGPMFNMLVGLGTALVMQTARVYPKAFVLEFHVGIVVAFVFLLLSLMGTLFVVTWARFRVPRFWGYCLMGLYVLFTIVSIAIASSSG, from the exons ATGGCCGCCCTCCCGAGCACCGCCGCCTGCGCCTCCGCCCGCGCCGGCCCGGCCGCGGGGATCCTCGACTACGCCGCCATCCACGCCTGCCTGCTCCGCGGGGACCGCCGCCTCTCCCTCCCCATcctcaccctcctcctcctcgcccacttccgcttcctcgccgccgccgcgggcgcgCACTTCTCCCCGGCCGTCTCGCGCCTCGCGTCCCGCCTCCGCCTCTCGCCCTCCATGGCCGCCGTCACGCTCCTCGCGCTCGGCAACGGCGCCCCGGACGCCTTCGCCTCGGCCGCCGCGCTCCGCGGCGCGGGCGGGCTCCCGCGTGCGGGCCTCGCCGCCATCCTCTCCGCGGGCGCCTTCGTGTCCGCGTTCGTCGTCGGCGCCGTCGCCCTCATCGCGGCCCCCTTCGCCGTCCCGCCGGCCTCCTTCGCGCGCGACGTCTTCTTCTACCTCGTCGCCGCCTCCGCGCTCTTCTGCGTCTACCTCAGCGCCGAGATTTTCCTCTGGCAGGCCGTGGGGCTCGTCCTCTTCTACGTCTTCTTCGTCGGGCTCGTCTTCTACATGGACTTGGGCGCCGCGGGGAAGCTCGTCAGCTCCGCCGAGCTCgagatgggccgcgccgccatggattTGCCTGTCTCCGTGGAGCATGGGAAGCAACGCGCTGCCACTATTTGGACGGTGCTAACCAAG GTAACAAGGGTTTGGGATTGGCCTGTGACATTTCTTCTGAAGCTCACGATACCATCAACACTTCCTTCTGAGTGGAACAGATTTTATGTCTGTGCAAACATCTGTTTGTGTCCTCTCATACTGTTATATTCCTTTAGTTCATTCATTCCATTGGATAGCCGAATAGTGTTTCTTTTCCCTCAAATCCGCTTTCCCCTCTGGTCTGTTGTGCTTCTGGTTAGCTTTTGTTTGGCTCTATCCCACTTCCGTTTTGAGAAAGAAACACCAGAAAGAGAAAACATTGCGAGTACCCTCATATCGTTTGTAATGAGTGTCTTCTGGATCTCAACCATGGCTGGAGAGCTCCTGAACTGCCTGGCAGCAAttggagtcattatggatctccctcCGGCTATTCTTGGCATGACAGTTTTGGCATGGGGCAATTCTATCGGTGATCTTGTTGCTGACGTGGCATTGGCCAAGAATGGCCAACCTACGATCGCCATCGCTGGCTGCTTTGCTGGCCCAATGTTCAACATGCTTGTTGGATTAGGAACGGCCCTAGTGATGCAAACAGCAAGAGTGTATCCAAAAGCCTTTGTACTTGAATTCCATGTTGGAATTGTTGTTGCATTTGTATTTCTTCTTCTGAGCTTGATGGGAACCCTTTTTGTGGTCACCTGGGCCAGATTTAGGGTACCAAGATTCTGGGGCTACTGCCTTATGGGGCTGTATGTATTGTTTACCATAGTGAGTATCGCCATTGCGAGCTCCTCTGGATGA